One stretch of Sander vitreus isolate 19-12246 chromosome 16, sanVit1, whole genome shotgun sequence DNA includes these proteins:
- the LOC144531352 gene encoding growth arrest and DNA damage-inducible protein GADD45 gamma-like, which produces MQSPGKSLKEALLCAQSEDRLTAGVYESAKIMTDDPDSVSFCVLAMDEEFQCDIALQIHFTLIQSFCFDNDISIVRVSDMQRLAEIVGDKAEPLEDAHCVLITNPADGSWEDPALEKLHLFCEESRRLNDWVPEISLPER; this is translated from the exons ATGCAGTCTCCTGGGAAATCTCTGAAGGAAGCTCTGCTCTGTGCTCAGAGCGAGGATCGACTCACCGCTGGAGTCTACGAGAGCGCTAAGATCATGACCGA TGACCCGGACAGTGTGTCTTTCTGCGTCCTGGCCATGGACGAGGAGTTCCAGTGTGACATCGCTCTGCAGATCCACTTCACCCTCATCCAGTCCTTCTGCTTCGACAACGACATCAGCATCGTCAGAGTGAGCGACATGCAGCGTCTGGCTGAGATTGTCGGCGACAAGGCGGAGCCGCTCGAAGATGCCCACTGCGTCCTCATCACG AACCCAGCTGATGGGTCTTGGGAGGACCCTGCTCTGGAGAAGCTGCACCTGTTCTGTGAGGAGAGCCGCCGTCTGAACGACTGGGTTCCTGAGATCAGCCTCCCCGAGCGTTGA
- the LOC144531267 gene encoding growth arrest and DNA damage-inducible protein GADD45 gamma-like has translation MTLEEVLIQKPAERAQCTGQALEEVLVSAKDNDSLTVGVYECAKVMNLDPDSVSFCVLAMDEEFQCDIALQIHFTLIQSFCFDNDISIVRVSDMQRLAEIVGDKAEPLEDAHCVLITNPADGSWEDPALEKLHLFCEESRRLNDWVPEISLPER, from the exons atgaCTCTCGAGGAAGTTCTGATCCAGAAACCCGCCGAGCGTGCTCAGTGCACCGGCCAAGCCCTGGAGGAGGTCCTGGTGTCCGCTAAAGACAACGACTCCCTCACCGTCGGTGTCTACGAGTGCGCAAAAGTTATGAATCT TGACCCGGACAGTGTGTCTTTCTGCGTCCTGGCCATGGACGAGGAGTTCCAGTGTGACATCGCTCTGCAGATCCACTTCACCCTCATCCAGTCCTTCTGCTTCGACAACGACATCAGCATCGTCAGAGTGAGCGACATGCAGCGTCTGGCTGAGATTGTCGGCGACAAGGCGGAGCCGCTCGAAGATGCCCACTGCGTCCTCATCACG AACCCAGCTGATGGGTCTTGGGAGGACCCTGCTCTGGAGAAGCTGCACCTGTTCTGTGAGGAGAGCCGCCGTCTGAACGACTGGGTTCCTGAGATCAGCCTCCCCGAGCGTTGA
- the nim1kb gene encoding serine/threonine-protein kinase NIM1 encodes MPESRYKMTNPKRHHSLYSLMDSSGAGLEDEEADGPPHLTPLQKLTADMCKDDTTIKELMTGRRVGFYKVRGEIGSGTFSRVKLGFHTLTKDKVALKILDKTRLDGQAQRLLSKEISSMECLQHPNVVCLYEVVETPSRLYLVLEYAGGGDLFNQIFTEGKLSDNTSKVTFAQILSAIKYLHNNSIIHRDLKAENVLISSSGCVKVADFGFSTRLSNRDDTLDTFCGSPPYAAPELFRDECYLGPPVDVWAMGVLLFFMVTGTMPFRAETMGKLRRCILECAYTVPPWVPGPCQRLIKGILKAVPAERYAVDQMLGCDWLLPVEFPWSLVAPEPASPQQSLLDSEREDLEEEVRSSLQELGFSTVRRSNDLPKGSRSPVTGVYRILLRRAQRRRGCDSPPVVRGMVTDPRREGLRAYRGLRHTSKLCVLS; translated from the exons ATGCCTGAAAGCCGGTACAAGATGACAAACCCCAAACGCCACCACAGCCTCTACAGCCTGATGGACAGCTCTGGCGCCGGCCTAGAGGACGAGGAGGCCGACGGCCCGCCGCACCTCACCCCCCTGCAGAAGCTCACCGCCGACATGTGCAAGGACGACACGACCATCAAGGAACTGATGACTGGCCGCAGGGTGGGCTTCTACAAGGTCCGCGGGGAGATCGGCTCTGGGACCTTCTCCCGGGTCAAACTGGGTTTCCACACTCTAACTAAAG ACAAAGTGGCACTGAAGATCCTGGATAAGACGCGGCTGGACGGACAGGCGCAGCGTCTGCTCTCCAAGGAGATCAGCAGCATGGAGTGCCTGCAGCACCCCAACGTGGTGTGTCTATACGAGGTGGTGGAGACGCCGAGTCGCCTTTACCTGGTGCTGGAGTacgcaggaggaggagacctCTTCAACCAGATATTCACCGAGGGAAAACTGTCCGACAACACCAGCAAGGTCACCTTCGCCCAGATCCTTTCTGCCATCAAATATTTG CACAACAACAGCATCATTCACCGGGACCTGAAGGCCGAGAACGTTCTGATTAGCAGCAGCGGCTGCGTGAAGGTGGCCGACTTTGGATTCAGCACGCGGCTTTCGAACCGCGACGACACCCTCGACACTTTCTGTGGCTCGCCGCCCTACGCCGCCCCAGAGCTCTTCAGGGACGAGTGCTACCTGGGGCCCCCGGTGGACGTGTGGGCCATGGGGGTGCTGCTTTTCTTCATGGTGACCGGAACTATGCCGTTCCGCGCCGAGACCATGGGGAAGCTGCGGCGCTGCATCTTGGAGTGCGCCTACACCGTCCCTCCCTGGGTACCCGGCCCCTGCCAGAGGCTCATCAAGGGAATCTTGAAGGCGGTCCCCGCTGAGCGCTACGCCGTCGACCAGATGCTGGGCTGCGATTGGCTCCTACCTGTGGAGTTTCCCTGGTCGTTGGTGGCGCCCGAACCGGCGAGCCCTCAGCAGAGCCTGCTGGACTCGGAGCGCGAGGACCTGGAGGAGGAGGTCCGGAGCTCGCTGCAGGAGCTCGGCTTCAGCACGGTGCGGCGGTCTAACGATCTGCCCAAAGGAAGCCGCAGCCCCGTCACCGGCGTTTATCGGATCCTGCTGCGCCGAGCCCAGAGGAGGAGGGGCTGCGACAGTCCCCCCGTGGTCCGAGGGATGGTGACGGACCCCAGGAGGGAGGGGCTCCGGGCCTACAGGGGCCTCAGACACACCTCCAAGTTGTGTGTGCTTTCATGA
- the ccdc152 gene encoding coiled-coil domain-containing protein 152: protein MTKLNCVNLDRFMEDFTQLEQKITEVTGKNSVLEIMLEDANRLMKFYLAKEKSVVEERDSLLVAVNRLQQTLQEQCNLRVENERLKNDMADLKQQNKRTAEDGEAELQRLASEMRTEAERHQRELETVRQQCRREVDAARRKGFQQLEAKDAEVKNLMEEKDLDLEELRKRLKEQERARQSELLKLQMEFGAKLARVQSTAQLSQQQQQQQHGSNLIPQSVFKRVSSPHSTFYIIEKLQFFQEEKNKEVVALRQRIKELEESQRAGSFSDSRLKKRKI from the exons ATGACTAAGTTAAACTGTGTGAATCTTGACAGGTTTATGGAGGACTTTACTCAACTAGAACAG AAAATTACAGAGGTTACTGGCAAAAACAGCGTGTTGGAGATCATGCTGGAGGATGCCAATAGACTCATGAAATTCTATCTGGCTAAGGAGAAGAGTGTGGTCGAGG agagagacagtctcCTGGTCGCTGTGAACAGACTGCAGCAGACTCTGCAGGAGCAGTGCAACCTCAGAG TGGAGAATGAGAGACTGAAGAACGACATGGCTGACCTGAAACAACAGAACAAGAGAACAGCAGAG GATGGAGAGGCTGAGCTTCAGCGGCTGGCCAGTGAAATGAGAACAGAAGCAGAGAGACACCAGAGGGAGCTAGAGACTGTCAGGCAGCAGTGCAGGAGAGAGGTGGATGCCGCCCGCAGGAAGGGCTTCCAGCAGC TGGAAGCTAAAGATGCCGAAGTGAAGAATCTGATGGAGGAAAAGGATCTGGACCTGGAGGAGTTGAGGAAGAGGCTGAAGGAACAGGAGAGGGCGAGGCAGAGCGAGCTCCTCAAGTTACAAATGGAG TTTGGTGCAAAGTTAGCCAGAGTTCAGAGTACAGCTCAGctgagccagcagcagcagcagcaacaacacggCTCCAACCTTATTCCGCAGAGCGTCTTCAAGAGGGTGAGCAGCCCACACAGCACCTTTTACATCATAGAG AAGCTGCAGTTCTTCCAAGAAGAGAAGAACAAGGAAGTTGTTGCTCTGCGTCAGAGAATCAAAGAGCTGGAAGAGAGCCAGCGTGCTGGCAGCTTCAGCGACAGCCGTCTAAAGAAGAGAAAGATCTAG